A region of Thermoplasmata archaeon DNA encodes the following proteins:
- a CDS encoding MFS transporter yields the protein MQPNKRILLLTTTLSSFLTPFMASSINLALPSIGKDFAADAITLTWIPTIYLLAAAVFLLPLGKLADIHGRRKFFIAGILIFTFGSFLCAVANTTSMLLLFRVIQGFGGAMIFGTGVALLSSVFPLEERGKVLGINTGSVYLGASLGPVLGGVLTQHFTWRSIFFFNVVLGIIVAVLAIIYLKFELNPAKGEKFDIAGSFIYGIALVFLLVGLSELSDGNGIYFLVLGIFGIGAFASFELRSAHPLINLRIFRKNTVFSYSSLATFINYAATAGVGFLMSLYLQYAKGLSPQSAGFIILSQALVMTAVAPVAGRLSDRIEPRIISSAGMGCTFLALISLAMVDVSTSLFLVVPVLALFGVGLGLFSSPNANAIMSSVERKQYGLASATIATMRIVGQMTSLAITMLCVAIFIGKVEITAAQIPNLITTMKTVLIIFAGLCFFGIFASLRRGNLRG from the coding sequence GATTCCCACAATTTATTTGCTTGCAGCAGCTGTGTTTCTACTTCCATTAGGAAAGCTTGCAGACATACATGGGAGAAGAAAGTTTTTCATTGCTGGCATCCTCATATTTACATTCGGCTCTTTTCTATGTGCTGTGGCAAACACGACTAGCATGCTCCTCCTCTTCAGAGTTATTCAGGGCTTCGGCGGTGCAATGATTTTCGGCACTGGTGTTGCCCTTCTCTCCTCTGTTTTCCCACTTGAGGAGAGGGGCAAAGTGCTCGGGATTAACACTGGCTCAGTTTATCTAGGTGCATCGCTTGGGCCAGTACTTGGGGGTGTGCTTACCCAGCATTTCACATGGCGGAGCATCTTCTTCTTCAATGTTGTGCTTGGCATCATTGTTGCAGTGCTTGCAATAATTTATCTCAAATTTGAGTTGAACCCAGCAAAAGGGGAAAAATTTGATATTGCTGGCTCTTTTATTTATGGCATTGCTCTCGTGTTTCTCCTAGTCGGACTTTCCGAGCTCTCCGATGGAAATGGCATTTACTTTCTCGTTCTAGGGATTTTCGGAATTGGAGCGTTTGCTAGCTTTGAGCTGCGGAGTGCACACCCATTAATCAACCTCAGGATTTTCAGAAAGAACACTGTATTCTCATACTCCAGTTTGGCAACATTCATAAATTATGCAGCCACTGCAGGTGTTGGTTTCCTGATGAGTTTATACCTTCAGTATGCAAAAGGACTTTCGCCTCAGAGTGCTGGCTTTATCATTCTTTCCCAGGCCCTTGTGATGACTGCAGTCGCTCCCGTTGCTGGCAGGTTGTCTGACAGAATTGAGCCACGAATCATTTCTTCTGCAGGCATGGGCTGCACATTCCTTGCTCTGATTTCGCTTGCAATGGTTGATGTCTCCACATCGCTCTTTCTTGTGGTGCCAGTGCTTGCTCTTTTTGGAGTTGGTCTCGGGCTTTTCTCCTCGCCAAACGCAAATGCAATAATGAGCTCCGTAGAAAGAAAGCAATATGGTCTTGCCTCCGCTACAATTGCAACAATGCGAATTGTCGGGCAGATGACGAGCTTAGCAATCACGATGCTCTGTGTGGCTATTTTCATTGGTAAGGTGGAAATTACCGCGGCTCAGATACCAAACCTCATCACAACCATGAAAACAGTGTTGATAATTTTTGCTGGACTCTGCTTCTTTGGAATTTTTGCCTCACTGAGAAGAGGGAACTTGAGGGGGTGA
- a CDS encoding YrzE family protein codes for MHVYEDRTTKKLMRKGVFSLSSKHHDREAHTFKEHAPFSIPQAIGLCFVLSVLLYWLPIFGPMIAGYVCGRRAGTALKGAACGLVAGLILFIIGYILILDIFSAGTILRTCQDTLWNWIQGANPVIASYCLFISQWAAFIAAVFRSFLLTEPGNLVLLVVFGYIGGAIAAQRYREISAKGNHFAGSHDSKPKHTWTFFNSRARYEPERYYYVKAKEPERKTYYVSRPVEPVEIEEEPVVIKAKPERKRGEQRKKGGRREDAVKREEVNTFSDDEYYILGKAKPVKDVEPEENEEQAITRKNRGINSIVERAMRAREEEMERGSQRAEELGVL; via the coding sequence ATGCATGTTTATGAAGATAGAACCACAAAAAAGCTGATGCGAAAAGGTGTGTTCTCTCTGTCTAGCAAGCACCATGACCGTGAGGCACACACATTCAAGGAACATGCACCATTTAGTATTCCTCAGGCAATTGGACTCTGCTTTGTGCTCTCTGTTCTACTTTACTGGCTCCCAATCTTTGGCCCAATGATTGCCGGCTATGTGTGTGGAAGAAGGGCCGGGACTGCGCTAAAGGGTGCTGCCTGCGGGCTTGTGGCAGGGCTGATTCTGTTTATCATTGGCTACATTCTTATACTTGACATATTCTCTGCGGGCACAATTCTGAGAACATGCCAGGACACTCTCTGGAACTGGATTCAGGGTGCTAATCCTGTAATCGCAAGCTATTGTCTCTTCATAAGCCAGTGGGCTGCATTCATTGCTGCAGTTTTCAGAAGTTTCCTCCTCACGGAGCCAGGGAATCTTGTGCTTCTTGTGGTTTTTGGATACATCGGTGGTGCAATCGCCGCCCAGAGATACAGAGAAATCAGTGCTAAGGGAAACCATTTTGCAGGAAGTCATGACTCCAAGCCAAAGCACACCTGGACATTCTTTAACTCAAGGGCAAGGTATGAACCTGAGAGATACTACTATGTGAAGGCAAAAGAGCCAGAAAGAAAAACCTATTATGTGAGCAGGCCAGTTGAACCAGTAGAGATTGAGGAAGAACCAGTGGTCATAAAAGCGAAACCAGAGAGGAAGAGAGGAGAACAGCGAAAAAAGGGCGGGAGGAGAGAAGACGCAGTAAAACGGGAAGAAGTCAATACATTCTCAGATGACGAATACTACATTCTTGGAAAGGCAAAACCAGTAAAAGATGTTGAACCAGAGGAGAACGAGGAACAAGCGATCACGAGAAAGAACAGAGGTATCAACAGCATTGTGGAGCGAGCAATGAGGGCAAGAGAAGAGGAGATGGAGAGAGGGAGCCAGAGGGCTGAGGAACTGGGGGTGCTGTAG
- the thrC gene encoding threonine synthase, which yields MQKYKLVCEKCGKEYGMEKIYTCPCSGRLEVFMNIDEIEVSREEVEHRKGNVVAKYFEFLPLLAKNPKTLGEGYTPLIKSERLCEKLGLKNLYLKNETVNPTGSFKDRPIVVGANKALEFGAEVLASASSGNAATSLAAWCARFGLKCVTFVPVDAPKSKIAQLQMLGARVYRVREREKGKDPTAEMLSICVEKFGWHAVPSFGSFNPYQIEGAKTIAYEVAEQIEADAVVVPVGGAGLLLGTLKGFREYKELGWIGKEPVVHAVQSEGCAPLVRAWKERKEIRAWEGPKTVAGGIADPYTWDGNAALKLMYRNGGSAIAVPDALILEAQELLAKYAGIFAEPTGSASLAGIIALRNAGVISKNDNVVCLVTGTGFKDLDIVISRMGEARVIDVGEEIKI from the coding sequence ATGCAGAAGTACAAACTCGTTTGTGAAAAGTGCGGGAAAGAGTACGGAATGGAAAAAATCTACACATGCCCCTGCTCAGGGAGGTTAGAAGTTTTCATGAACATTGATGAAATTGAGGTTTCAAGGGAGGAAGTGGAGCATCGCAAAGGAAATGTGGTTGCAAAATACTTTGAGTTTTTGCCATTGCTGGCTAAAAACCCGAAAACACTTGGGGAGGGCTACACGCCTCTCATAAAATCTGAACGGCTCTGCGAAAAACTCGGGCTGAAAAATCTCTACCTGAAAAATGAGACAGTGAATCCGACTGGTAGTTTCAAGGATAGGCCAATTGTTGTGGGTGCAAACAAGGCCCTGGAATTTGGGGCGGAGGTTTTAGCCAGTGCTTCATCAGGCAACGCTGCAACCTCACTTGCGGCCTGGTGTGCCAGATTTGGATTGAAATGCGTTACCTTTGTGCCAGTTGATGCACCTAAATCCAAGATTGCACAATTGCAGATGCTGGGTGCGAGAGTTTACAGGGTAAGGGAGCGAGAAAAGGGAAAGGACCCGACTGCAGAGATGCTCTCTATTTGTGTGGAAAAATTCGGCTGGCATGCTGTGCCGAGCTTTGGAAGCTTCAATCCTTATCAGATAGAGGGTGCAAAAACAATTGCGTATGAGGTTGCAGAGCAAATAGAGGCAGATGCGGTTGTGGTGCCTGTAGGTGGTGCCGGGCTCTTGCTCGGCACACTGAAGGGCTTTAGAGAGTATAAGGAGCTTGGCTGGATAGGAAAAGAGCCTGTTGTGCATGCTGTACAGTCAGAGGGTTGTGCGCCCCTTGTGAGAGCATGGAAGGAGCGGAAAGAGATTAGAGCATGGGAGGGCCCGAAAACAGTTGCTGGCGGAATTGCTGACCCCTATACATGGGATGGAAATGCGGCATTGAAGTTGATGTATCGAAATGGTGGAAGTGCAATTGCAGTGCCAGATGCTCTGATTCTTGAGGCCCAGGAGTTGCTTGCAAAGTATGCTGGGATTTTTGCAGAACCCACAGGAAGTGCATCGCTCGCCGGGATAATTGCATTAAGGAATGCTGGTGTAATAAGCAAGAATGACAATGTTGTGTGCCTGGTCACGGGTACGGGCTTCAAAGACCTGGATATAGTCATAAGCAGGATGGGAGAAGCAAGGGTGATTGATGTGGGGGAAGAAATAAAAATCTAA
- a CDS encoding radical SAM protein, with protein sequence MQLEQYEGILSGKRKANFLLAKKYRLDFEKNASLEELWEIHDEAVAELKNGNQHNKGKSSLLELKKEIAWKMLENCEFCERRCKANRKAGKRGMCGVLEPKIASEFLHFGEEPMLVPSHTIFFAGCTFKCIFCQNWDISQYPENGVSASPEEMVAVIKARHTVSLNVNWVGGEPTPNLPFIIDVLCNLEINIPQIWNSNMYMTRETMKLLDGIVDLYLSDFKYGNDTCAEKLSGVKKYMEVVLRNHKEANRQCDLLIRHLVMPEHVDCCSLPLLDLIDKELEKKNLLLNIMDQYRPEYKAHEVPGMDRRITNKEFYTVLKHAKGLGFSCTP encoded by the coding sequence ATGCAGCTGGAGCAATACGAGGGCATTCTTTCTGGAAAGAGAAAAGCCAACTTTCTGCTAGCGAAAAAATATCGCTTGGATTTTGAAAAAAATGCATCGCTAGAAGAACTCTGGGAGATTCATGATGAAGCAGTTGCAGAACTGAAAAACGGAAATCAGCATAACAAAGGAAAATCCAGTCTGCTGGAATTGAAAAAAGAGATTGCCTGGAAAATGCTGGAGAACTGTGAATTCTGCGAACGGCGATGCAAAGCAAACAGAAAAGCTGGAAAGCGAGGGATGTGTGGTGTCTTAGAGCCAAAAATTGCCTCTGAGTTTCTGCATTTTGGCGAGGAACCAATGCTTGTGCCCTCCCACACAATTTTCTTTGCTGGCTGCACTTTCAAATGCATTTTCTGTCAGAACTGGGACATAAGCCAGTATCCAGAGAATGGAGTGAGTGCTTCGCCAGAGGAAATGGTTGCAGTAATCAAGGCAAGGCACACTGTTTCATTGAATGTGAATTGGGTTGGTGGTGAGCCAACACCGAATCTTCCGTTTATCATAGATGTGCTCTGCAATCTTGAGATTAACATTCCGCAAATCTGGAATTCCAATATGTACATGACCAGAGAAACCATGAAGTTATTGGATGGTATTGTTGACCTTTATCTTTCCGACTTCAAGTATGGCAATGATACCTGTGCAGAAAAACTATCTGGTGTAAAGAAATACATGGAGGTTGTGCTCCGCAACCACAAGGAAGCAAACAGGCAGTGCGATTTGTTAATCAGACATCTCGTGATGCCTGAACATGTGGATTGCTGCAGCCTTCCATTGCTGGATTTGATAGATAAAGAACTTGAGAAAAAAAATCTGCTGCTCAACATAATGGACCAATACAGGCCAGAATACAAAGCCCATGAAGTGCCTGGAATGGACAGAAGAATCACGAACAAGGAGTTTTACACTGTGTTGAAGCATGCAAAAGGGTTAGGGTTTTCCTGCACTCCCTGA
- a CDS encoding DNA primase small subunit PriS, which yields MTQGEQKEVQKIQPEERERISFIQTRFKKYYQQTELSVSDIQQREFAFMFFGKPGMVRHIGFAPAGLKKFIVERVPAHIYYSSALYRKPDARTMDEKGWLGADLIFDLDADHIPGSEKMSYPEMLAKVKEEFKKLVDDYLLNDFGFEENDVKIVFSGGRGYHAHITKDCVRKLGSNERREIVDYIAGTGLIEGERIGEIRENIRYLFDVDDYIPGGLKEDSKYPQKGKISIKLPPPDAMGWKKRLRDGIISTVLEWKNLSKEEFQSMIQGRKGGVKGIGPATGEALYDELYLKEKYKVVIEKETLAVLSATSQNALILFVVQKLTPAIGGETDEPVTSDIKRLIRLPFTLHGKTGLVVKEMTRQEFEDFEPLRDAVPPTYSDVPVKLEITKPVEIQLKGEKFSHKEGLAEVPEFAAMFLLCRGMAKLVSSGSAGKP from the coding sequence ATGACCCAAGGAGAGCAGAAAGAGGTGCAAAAAATTCAGCCAGAGGAGAGGGAACGCATAAGCTTTATCCAGACAAGATTCAAGAAGTATTACCAGCAGACAGAGCTTTCTGTTTCAGACATTCAGCAGAGAGAGTTTGCCTTTATGTTCTTTGGAAAACCGGGGATGGTAAGACACATTGGCTTTGCACCTGCTGGCCTCAAAAAGTTTATTGTAGAGAGAGTGCCCGCCCACATTTATTATTCCTCTGCTCTTTACAGAAAGCCAGATGCAAGAACAATGGATGAGAAGGGCTGGCTCGGTGCCGACCTGATATTTGACCTTGACGCAGACCACATCCCAGGGAGCGAGAAAATGAGCTATCCAGAGATGCTGGCAAAGGTGAAGGAGGAATTCAAGAAACTCGTGGATGATTACCTGCTCAACGACTTTGGGTTTGAGGAAAACGATGTGAAGATTGTGTTTTCTGGAGGCAGGGGCTATCATGCCCACATAACCAAGGATTGCGTCAGAAAACTCGGTTCAAACGAGAGGCGAGAGATTGTGGACTACATTGCTGGAACCGGACTGATAGAGGGGGAGAGGATTGGTGAAATTAGGGAAAACATAAGGTATCTGTTTGATGTGGATGATTACATTCCAGGAGGGCTGAAGGAAGACTCGAAGTATCCACAGAAAGGAAAAATTTCAATAAAACTTCCGCCACCAGATGCTATGGGCTGGAAAAAACGATTGAGGGATGGAATCATTTCTACAGTTCTCGAGTGGAAAAATCTCAGCAAAGAGGAATTCCAGTCTATGATTCAAGGTAGAAAAGGTGGTGTGAAAGGTATTGGACCCGCAACCGGAGAAGCGCTTTACGATGAACTGTATTTGAAAGAAAAATACAAAGTGGTGATTGAGAAAGAAACACTGGCTGTGTTGTCCGCAACATCCCAAAATGCACTCATTTTGTTTGTGGTGCAGAAGTTAACACCCGCAATCGGTGGCGAGACCGATGAGCCAGTAACATCAGACATCAAGCGGCTTATCCGCCTTCCATTCACGCTCCATGGTAAAACAGGGCTGGTTGTGAAGGAGATGACGAGACAGGAATTTGAGGATTTTGAGCCATTGAGAGATGCAGTGCCTCCAACATATTCTGATGTGCCAGTGAAACTTGAGATTACAAAGCCAGTCGAAATTCAACTCAAGGGAGAAAAATTTTCGCACAAGGAAGGATTAGCGGAAGTGCCAGAATTTGCAGCAATGTTCCTGCTCTGCAGGGGAATGGCAAAATTAGTAAGTTCAGGGAGTGCAGGAAAACCCTAA